TGGTTCAATATGTGAATATTGCTTCAATAATTTAGTGTCATGCGGAAGGATGTCCAACACTCCAACTTAGGTGAAATCCTGGCAAGGAAAAATAATGAATAGGCCAACTATCAAATCATACAAATCAAAACCAAGATCCAACCAACTATTTGATTAGTGATATATGTTTGCCACAAATTTAACGTATTTTGTGACTAATTTTAGAAATTCTGACTATCTTATTGCCAAAATTGACGGGCGCAGCAAAGCGCGCCAACCATGATCTAGTAATTTTCAAAATTTACTTTGCTCGAGCTCTCATCATGAGATGCATCAAGGTCGCATTGGTCACTTTCATCATCGACAATATTCCTCTCTTATTCCCCATCTGCATCCATCTACGGACATTTAAAAAAAGACATGTAAGTAGTCATGCAGTTATTATGTCATTTCTTATCCTACATATTTTTAAATGTACCTGGAATGCTCTTTCAGCATATGAATCATCTATATCCATATCATCATCGTCATGTACTTGCATGATTTAAAAAAAACACATAAGCGTCCGTGCGGTTGTTCGTTTTTCATGTTTGTCAACGTTCACCACACTTACGTTTCCACTGTAAGATTCATCCAAACTCATATAGTTGTCCTCAGCGGGTTGATCAATATTCAATGACGAGGGTCCATTCTCATTGCCGTAATCATCGCCGTCATAATCAGTCTCGTCCTCCATCTATCAATATTTAAACAAATTCTAAGATCAATCCGAACAACATATAACATCAACCCTAAAATAAACAGTTCATCAATTAGagtatttcataattaaattatatGCGGAATGAAATTGCTTAGCAGTACGTCACACAAATTTATGCACTAAACTAGCACCTACTTAGTGAGTCAATAGATAAAAAATATTTCATCCCATTTCAACAAGTAACCTACTTAGTGAGTAACCTAATGTGACCTACAATGAGTCAAACCGACCTCTTCGACGCCGACGAGGAGGGGAGATGGATCCGTTTCGGCCGGGGATGAAGGCACCCACGGCGTGATGATGATGGTCGGCGGAGGCAGGCGTTCACGGCATGATGATGATGGCCGGCAAAGGCCTGGTACCGAGCCGCCCACGGCGACGAAGATTCACGGGTGGGTGGTGATCCGGGCGACGGCTGCAGCGACAATCACAACTAGGGTTTCACCTGTGAGAAGCGACAGGGAACGCACGTCGTGTTGTTTCGACGGCGACCAGGGCGACGTGGAGGGCAACGGGGATGCCGGAGAGGAATGCGGCGACTGGAAGGACCGTCGCCGCTAGGGTTTCGACGAGGGGGCGTCGGCAGGTCACACGCTGATCTGTTTTTTTTCACACGTACCAACGCGGTGTACAACAACATGGCGGGCATTCGGTGATGGCATACGGCGTACGCTGGTTAGCGTATGGGCGACAGGTACGACACACACGGGAGGGCGTATGGCGACGCGGGCAGGCATACGGCGGCGGGCGGGTATGCTATACCCCGTGTGAAATGATCATACTACCCAATATACTTTTTGaggggttgtaccgaagcgggaCTCGACGGGCGGAGGCGTCAAAATGTTTCTTCTTTTTGCGGCGCCGTGCTCGCCGGCAGGGACACGGCCGGGCATGCATGGAGCTGGCGTTCGCGTCCGTATGGAGGACGTACGGTGCCGGTGGTGCTTGGTAGAGGCATGCATGGCATGGATGCCGGCGGCGAAGAGGCAACCATGCATGACTGGTAGGAGATGGATGAAGCAAAGCAAACACATGCGgagacggcggcgacgacggtgagCTTGGAAACGTCGTCGGTGGTACGTATGACAGATTGGTGACGTtgtggtcgtcgtcgacggtgacgaTGGTGAGAAATAAGTGAGGGGGAGAATGACGTAACGTGTCACTCAAAGGTCCATGTCGCCCATGCGTTTCTTCAGAGCCTTTGACATACGAGTACGGTGCTACTTATGACAGATTGGGAACTCCGCAGGAACATACGTATATATAAACCTTGAAGGTTAGCCAGGTTCGTTTCTTGATCCCCACACTGCACACGGTCGAGCGCTGACAAACTTCAAGCCCCATTCTTACTCAAGTCTTGTCTCCGCACAGGGAAGGCTCCAAGGACAAGGAGACAGCTCGTTGTCATCGGGATGCACGTTCGCGTTATATATGTTTCATGCTGCCGGAAGAGCAGAATCTAAATTGCGCGACCGGTTCGTCATCCCAACTGTCATCCATGGTCGAGACCCCTTTGTATAAATACCACCAATGGCAGGCATGCATATTCTTCACTCGTCTCAAGTGCTTTGCTACCTACCTACACCAGCTAGCTAGCCATCTCCCGCTGGTGGTTGCTTGCTCGATCGATCCCTAGTCCGGCAATGGCAATGGCAATGCCAATCAGCAAGAAGATACATTTAGTTTGGTCACTATGTGTGGCTTTCACGTTTGCCGTTGCGGCAGCTGCTGCCCCTGCTCAAGGTTCTGGTTCAGGCAGGGTGCGCCGCCACTACGATTTCTTCGTAAGTGTCCATATGTGTCATGCATTTTGCTTCCCGTCAGCTCAAGAATGGATCGATGTACTATTAGCTAGCTAACTGAAGAGTAGATGTTGTATGTATGACAAAACGGCGGCGGCCATTGTTGCAGATAAGGGAGGCCAACTACACCAGGCTCTGCATCGAGAAGACCATCCTCACCGTCAACGGCGAGTTCCCCGGCCCGACCATCTTCGCGCGCAAGGGCGACGTCGTCCTCGTCAGCGTCCACAACCAAGGCGACCAAAATGTCACCATCCACTGGTAATTTTCCGAACTGTACTTGTTTCACGACTTGGCATTTGCATGAAGCTCTCCACACAGTGCAATGGCACTAATTCTCTGTCCATGGTGCAGGCACGGCGTGGACCAGCCGCGGAACCCGTGGTCGGACGGGCCTGCGTACATAACGCAATGCCCCATCCAGTCCGGCAACACATTCACCTACCGGATCatcttctccgaggaggagggCACGCTGTGGTGGCACGCGCACAGCGACTTCGACCGCGCCACCGTGCACGGCGCCATCGTCATCCACCCCAGGCGCGGGGCCGCCTACCCCTTCCCGAAGCCGCACCGGGAGATACCCATCATCCTAGGTTCGCATGCCCACACTCTGGTGCTCCCTGGGTTAAAATTTACAACGAAAGTTCAGTGAAATTTCTAAAATTTCATAATATTTCAGTGGGTAGATgtcatctgcaagatagtacccatagttgtatgtatggccatttgctacaaactgcaccggtggcagttcatcatttgcaatcttattcatcagtggtgaccggttgacaacgttgatgacattcaaagatccaggcatttcaAAAAAAGCATGctaaatccaagtctcttgatcggccatcgcttcaaggattatagtgaaaCCCCTTTTTTGGCCGTGAAATTGCCCATGCCACGCCttaggacaattcttccaactctaatgcatgcaatctattgagccaagcatacctgaAAAGCcacgagctttgttcatctccaatagccttgctgcgtcttcagcattgggagatctcaaatactcctggccaaacgcttgcacaattccgactgcgaagcgcttgacacacatgatggcttgactctcacccatggccaagtgaTCATCAATTAGATCAGCggggataccgtatgccaacatacgcaaagcggtcgccgccttctgaaaggtgctatgtccgagctctccggcggcatttcTTCTTTGCTGAAAAAACTGGTCATGGCTCgttagtttctctgcaatgcgcctgaacaactcggtgctcatcctaaaccggcgtcGGAAGTATGACTCGGGGTACACGGGATTATCCGCAAAATAGTGCcgatcaatctgttgtgggcatcgatccaATCCCTCCAAATTTGCTGCCGACCCATAACCAAACCATcatgcttcggttttttattgatatgcagagcaaggatcattgcaagatcctcctcctcttccatatcaaattctttttcggaagaatcatatgacgaactcatctacaatgctcaatttaaactaggctataaaaactacaaacaacatgcactaaattcatgtaaaaaaatgtgaagttgaagcaatacataccttgcgggcattttgtcgaacaccttgcaggcGCCGATCGGCAGTGGGCGGccgggcgctgttcgtcggaggaTTGCCGCGCGCGAGGGGCGGCGGTGACCAGAGAGGGACGGAGGAAGTAGCGGCGGCGCGGGGATAAGCTGAGGAAGCGCCAGAACGATCGCGGGAAAAAATGGGGtggcgcgggcagcggcggcgcCAGCGGCTGGATGGGGTTGGTGGAGTTGCGAGCGGACGCTCGAGTGTCTAGCGCGCGAGAGCGGTCGCAGCAAAGAAACGTCGTGCGATGGTGTTTTGGCCCGCACGCTGCACTAGTTATGTCGTGCGCGCGATTTTTGCGCCTTCGTTGGAGCACGCGGAGCGGTAGCGCGCGCAAAAAACACTTATTTTTCAGCGCTGCGCTTATATAAAGCGCATTCGTCGGAGATGCTCTTAATATTCAAAATAACAGATCCGATTTTTTTTTCGAAATTAAAAAACCTTCCTTCTTGAACTCCGATCGCCTGCTGGGGACCTGGGGTGAGGCTTGAATGTGTGGACATTTTTGCGTGCAGGGGAGTGGTGGAACCGCGATGTCGGGCAAATGCTCGCTGAAGCCCTTGGCAGCGGCGGCGACTTCCAGCCATCGGACGCCAACACCATCAACGGCCAGCCCGGCGACCTGTTCCCGTGCTCCAGTGACACCACCTTCAAGCTGCCCGTCGAGCATGGCAACACCTACATGCTCCGCATCATCAATGCAGCGCTCACCAACGAGTTCTTCTTCGCCATCGCCGGGCACCGCCTCACGGTGGTCGGCACCGACGCCGCCTACACCAAGCCGTTCACAGTCGATCACGTCTTCATCGGGACGGGCCAGACGAAGACCGTGCTGCTCAACGCTGACCGTGGCCGCTCGAACCACACGAGGTACTACATGGTGGCGAGGCCGTACGCGACCAACCCGCTCGCCCGTTTCGACAACAGCACAACCACCGCCGTCCTAGAGTACATTGACGCGCCGCAGGCCACGGCGATGTCGGACATCCCCGTCCTGCCGGCCATCAACGACAGCACGGCGGCGGAGGCATACTCGGTGCAGCTCAAGTCCCTCGCCAGCGAGGAGCATCCGGTGGACGTGCCCCGGCACGTCGACGAGCACATGCTCATAACCATCACGGTCAACGAGATCCCCTGCACGCCCGGCGAGCTGTGCAAGGGCCCCCGCAACAACAGCCTCGCGGCGAGCCTCAACAACATCAGCTTCGAGATGCCCAGCACGGCCATCCTCGGAGCCTACTACAGCTCGGTGCTACTGGGCGTCGCGAAGACAAACTTCCCCGACAACCCGGCGGTGGCTTTCAACTACACCTCAGACGACCTCCCTCTAGACCTCAGGTTCACGGCGCGCGACACGAGGGTGAAGGTGCTGGTGTACGGCACCGTGGTGGAGGTGGTGTTCCAGGACACAGCCATCCTCGGCAGTGAGAGCCACCCCATGCACCTACACGGGTACAGCTTCTACGTGGTCGGGAGAGGGTCTGGTAACTTTGACAGGCACAAGGACCCGGCCACGTACGACTTGGACGACCCACCGTACCAGAACACGGTCTCCGTGCCCAAGGCTGGTTGGGCCGCAATCCGCTTCCGGGCGGCGAATCCAGGTGAGTGTTTATTAAGGCATCTCTTTCAGCATTTCTATGGCTCTTTGTGAGGGTTTTTCTAACTTCACCATTGTGTTCCTATGGTTGTTAATTTAGGTGTATGGTTCATGCATTGCCATTTTGAGCGACACATGGTGTGGGGGATGGAGACCGTGTTTATTGTGAAGAACGGCAAGACAGAAGAAGCTAAGATCATGCCACCACCTCCAAATATGCCAAAGTGCTGATGGAGTCCATTGTCTCCTATAGAACGAGGCAAGAAGTTAAAATGCCACCACTGAAGAAATAGTTTTACCTAATACATTTATTCAAATTAACTAACAGTTTTCAACCCAAAGACACTTAATTAGAGAAAATGAGGCGAATCGCCCTTAGATATTTGGCCATTTGTTGGAGTGATTGTTAATTCCCACCCACTTTGGTATGACCCGAACAATCCACACGACCGTCTGTGTTgtgtcatgtgtgtgtgtgtgtgtgtgaacacaTCCATCTTGTACCCTTAGAGAAATTCCAATTAACACGTGCATTGTTTGATTGAACCAACTTTTACCTCCTTATATGATCAAGTTCCAACAATTACCTTGAGATGTGTTGGATTTCCTCCACCAACTTAGACATTTTTTATTCGATTGCTTTTGAAATGCCACAACAGATGCAGAATCAAGATATTTGCCAGGATGTAGTCCTTTGTTGTAGCATTTTCGGAAACAAAATTGGGTCGACTGTCGGAACGTATATGGCGTACGCCCAACTCCGTCCTGGGCTAAGAGCATCtgcagccgttcggccccccacaGGGCAACGAAAAAGAGCGGCATGAgggcgaaccggcgctagattGGTCCCTGGGGTTCGGTTCGCTCCCAGTCACAGGCCCACGATCGCCGCGGGTTCGGCGAAGTTCGTTTCAATTTTGTGCAAACTCGACGACTTTTGCATAAACTCGGCCATACTTCGTCGAAATTTGTATAAAAACTTAAAAACATGCATGAACTACGCCCCTAATAACTTAAAAACGAACTAAAAAGCCTAGCCGtgtctacatgccgagaagcctgtagaagctggtgtagtcgccgtcgccgccgtcatcgtcgccgcgtGCCTCACCTACGGCGTCCCTGCTGCAGCCCTCGCCGGGGTCGCCGACACGTGGTGGGGCGCTTGACGGTCCAGcctcgccctcgtcgtcgctgtcgatgacGATAACGCCGCCCTCCTCGGCGCGGCGACGGGCCTGGGTCTCCAGGTACGCCCGACGCTGGCGGCGCACCTGCTCGCGGATgtagtcctccttcgcccatttgagggcggactcgtcgtcgggggccaccatgccggcgtgctccggcttcacggggagcatGTCTGGCTCGGGCTTCGGCCAGACCAGGCGGAGGGAGCGCCTCATCGGTGACGTCGCAGGCTAGGGcttgttgatgacgagggcgccgctgcgAGAGCGACGCCTGAGCGGTGTCCCCTCCGGCtcgggcttgacggggcggagggccGGCGAGCCAGAGCCCAACGACGAGGACGACCCTGGCTCCATTCGCCGCGGCATCCAGGAACTGctgcggcggcgagagaaggagggtCGCGTCAGGTACTCCAGTCGCGGCacattgccggtctcgatgtggtcgaggacggcgtcgagtgtgcggccggggacgccccatcACTCGCGCCATCCTTCAGAGTTGAGGTGGCCGCAGGGGATGATGCCGTTGACGGAGGTGATCTGCTCCTCGCAGCGGCGCTTGAAGTACAGCGTCCACAGCGTTTCGCTGTCGGGCGCGTACCTCGGCTCGTTCTGCTGCTCCTCCGTCAGCGAGgagcggatgcgggcgatctccGCCCGCCGTGCCGCCCCTTCGAGTACCGGCGGCACCGGGACGCCGGCGGCGCTCAGTCTCCACGCCCCCGGCACGCGCATGTCGGGTGGCGCCGGGTACTCGGCCTTGTACAGAAGGCGCGCCTCCGGCTCCTGGAGGTGTTGGCGGCCGAAGCCATTCGCCGCTGCGCCGTCGCCTGGGTATCTCTCCGCCATGGTTTCGCTCGTCGGCGGGGGAGGGGAGTGATGGGGAGTTCGCCGGCGAGGAGAAGGCTTTTGCGGGAGGGACAAAGGGAGGTTGTGGCGCTCACCGGCGGGGAGTGGGCGCCTTTTATAGCCAAAGCGGGGCGGCAGGGGGGTGCAGCATGCGGTCGGACGCGTGGCAGGAGCGGGCGGGACGCGCGTCGGTGGTggcttcactgcgccgcccgtgaggcatcaatggaggctgaccagcGCGGCAGCACGGCAGCCTCCGCATTGATTCCCGCGAGAACCGAGGCGATGATGTCGACGAAACGGCCGTCTCGCTGACTTGGCGGGCTcgcggctgtttcgcgccaaaacacTCGCCCCGGCGCCCCAGGGCACCCCCCGGCGCGTCGGgtttggcctgggtccgccggcgctgatttTGGCCCAGGCCGGTGAAAACGGGCTTCTGGAGACGCAATTTGGCCGTTTTTTCGACGCCAACGCAAAAAATCGCCTGGGAAGGCCGTTCTGGGGcgcagctggagatgctctaacccccCTGCTCCGTCCTCGGCGGCTCGACCCATCTCCCTTTTTCAGCCTTAAAAAAAATTAAGTGTGCGACTTGACGATTCAAACTCAGAACCTCGTCGTTTAATTGAAAATATAGAAACCAACTAGCACACCTAAACTGTTGTGCCCATGTGCTTCTTCCCATCTTTATGTTGTGTCAAATGCAACGCTAAAAACTCTCAAGCCTAgctttttttcggttttgtttgttcagtttttcttttgtgttttttgttatattttctttttcttttcctttctttaatTCTTTTTTGAACAGTGAACCTTTTTTTCATATCCATCAAAGTTCTTAaaatttttgaactttttaaagaattcgtgaacttttcaaattactgaacatttttcaaaatccataaaaaatatcttaaatttgtgaacttttttcaaatccatgaaattgtttcaaatccatgaactctttttaatttttaaaaaatttCTAAATCCATGAtttcttttcaaaatcgatgaaattCTTAAAAATCTATGAACATTTAATCTATgatctttttcaaaattttgaatttttcTAATTAgtgaacttatttttaaatttcaAACACGTCTTTGTAGAATTCATTATGTTTTTCAAATTCATCATTGGTTTCCAAAGTTGGGTAGTTTTTCAAAATTCCTAAAttttttctcaaattcacaaaaaaaatagttgtgcaaacttatttctttttttttgtgaTCATTTGTGAGTTCAAACATTTCTGCGGAACCTGCAAACTTTTTCAAATTCTGTGAATTTTGTCCAATTAGTGTTTTTTTTAAAATATGTGTCTTCTTTCAAAATCAGGACCTTTTGTCAAATTTGGAAAGCTCTTTTCATATCTATGTTTCTAAAATTCAATGGTCAAATGGTTATTGAGCGAAACAACCTATTGAAGGAAACCATGTTTACCCctccaaaaaagaagaaggaaaccgTGTTTTTTAGGCAACAAGGAAACAATTATGTAACCAGAAACAAATAAAACTCTAGGAAATGCACGTTGTTTCTCGACATCCGCCAAATGACCCCAATTTTTTTATTGGTTTggatgaccaattcaaggcaccatgccaagttgttttagGTTTATATAAATTTTGCATTTTTCGGAGTTTCTTGGTCAAAAAGTGTGATAAATGGCCGGACGTGTCGCAACTTGAATACGGTGTCAGAAATCGTTCAAACATAGCAtagatgcctaccatgggcattcCCACCTTCTtgcaaaagttgaggtcatttcAAAAGTGTCAAAAATAGCCCGTGTTCAATGGAGGGTGACCGTGGTTCAAAAAGTCAACGTGCTCATAGAAGGATGTCTGAGAGCATGTTGTTTCTCAGCATCCTTGAAATGACCTCAATTCTTCTCATGGCTTTGTATGAGCAATTCAAGGCATCATGCCAAGTTCAGGGTTTCGTGAAGTTTTACATTTTCTAGAGTATCTCGGTGGAAAAAGGCTGGTAGATGGTTGGACATGTCGCAACGTGCATACGGTGTCGGAAGTAGTTCAAACTTGGCAtgaatgcctaccatgggcatgcccatctAACAAAAATTAGGGTTATTTCAAGAATGTAAAAAAAACACCTTGTCCAATGTAGGGTGTCCTCATAGGTCACGTCTGACAACCATCACTTTGTAATCGCCTTTGTATCATGGTATAATGAAAGATTATTCATTCTCATAACTTTATCCCTCAACTTTAACTTCTAAgcgtgaaccaacctgtggttggatggttagagggactgtggtatccccaatccaccagagttcaaatcctggtgctcgcatttattcctcgatttatttcaggatttccggcaatgcgcattcagtgggaggagacgttcccgtcgaatGGGTAGGGTAAAAACTTTAATATTTTCATATATTAATTAAGGATAGTATAGCCGCACCTAAACCGAGCTCTCTCACGCTATCAGTCAGATTTTGCGTCTGAACCATTTCTGGCCGTTAGATCTTCGTTCAGTGCCCTCTCCCTCGTTGCACTGGAGCAGGCTGCCAACCCCGGATCCAGTGGCATCTGGGTTTGGTTTGGTACTCCTCGCGGCGGAGGCGTGGCGGCAGCAACGTCGGCGGATCAGGAGCGACGGTGCAGCAGCACATCGCCTCTCCACCACAGCTTCTCCTCCGTCGGCCACGCCTTCGGTCGTGAGCAGCTCGATATTAATCTCACCAAATACTGGTGCTTTGCACAGCCCAAATCTCCCGAGGTACGgactaaatactactccctccgtcccaaaatacttgtcggagcaatggataaaattggatgtatctataactaaaatacgtctaaatTCATCCATTTtcccgacgagtatttccggacggagggagtactcgcaTGAGGAGCAACTTTTTTCTGCCCTCTAGGTTAGCAACTTTTTTCTGCCCTCTAGGTTATACCCGTTAATTTGCTGTTTCCATCCCTGGTACATTGAATCTCTAAGTACATTGGGCTGGGCATGTTAGTTTAAACAATATAAGCCTTTGTACTATTTTAATTATGGAATCCTTGTTTCATGTTAGCAATATGCTGGCATGCAAATCAGCTCCGTAGCCTCTTACTGTATGCACTTGCTACAAAGGCATCAAACATATTTTTTTTATCAGATTACTGCTTCCAGACTTGGTTCATGGCTACATATTCTTCATTAATCATGTATTTCAATTCCTTGTATTTTTTATTTTGTGCAGCAGGGTATACAAGATGGGAAGATTTTTGATCATATTATCTGCTACAGATCCCCTTCTGTAGATGAAGTCAATGTTCTGGAGCACTTGATTATGCAAGGTTGGTAACTCCTTGAATGTGTTCAATCCGCACAAAATTATGATTGCGTTTAATCTACACAAAATTATGAGTGCGTTCAATCTGCAGAAAAATATGGTTTTGTAATGACTTGAGTATGCCCTTGCCTTTTTGAGACATtgacctgtattgaaggtgctatGATCTTTTCGGGATCTTTGAATCTTGGAGAAATGCCATGTTGACCGAGGTGCAGCCTATTTTTATTATTTGGTGATTACAATTACTAAATGTACAATACATGTTGTAAGTTGAACTTCTGGAGAGTATATGTCACATATATGAATTATGAAGTGTGTTTTGACAGATATATCGAGGAAATAATGTTTTCTTATTTGTTCCCAGATACTTCATATCAGTTCGGACCTAATCATACCACTGGTTTGTAAGACAAGAAATCTGTGACCAATCCAAACCACTACTACAAACAAAAGTTTCTTATTGTCAGGGTTGCTCCTAGACCGATTAATTACCATTTAGAGCGTGTATCAAAGAGTTCATTTTCAGATATTGCAGAATAGTTCTTGTGTGCAGATTGTTTTAATATGTCCTTCGGCTCTATGCCTTCGTAAAAGTAGGCCAAAATCATATTTCTAACACTTCTTAAGGGATGATATTTTAGTTCATTTTCCATGTGCTTATGGAGAATTTTCAACTATGCATTAAATGGTACTGCATAACTTGGTTTTTGTATCCGAAACATTTTTGTATGAGCTATATACACACGTTCTCTCATGGTTCAATATGTGAATATTGCTTCAATAATTTAGTGTCATGCGGAAGGATGTCCAACACTCCAACTTAGGTGAAATCCTGGCAAGGAAAAATAATGAATAGGCCAACTATCAAATCATACAAATCAAAACCAAGATCCAACCAACTATTTGATTAGTGATATATGTTTGCCACAAATTTAACGTATTTTGTGACTAATTTTAGAAATTCTGACTATCTTATTGCCAAAATTGACGGGCGCAGCAAAGCGCGCCAACCATGATCTAGTAATTTTCAAAATTTACTTTGCTCGAGCTCTCATCATGAGATGCATCAAGGTCGCATTGGTCACTTTCATCATCGACAATATTCCTCTCTTATTCCCCATCTGCATCCATCTACGGACATTTAAAAAAAGACATGTAAGTAGTCATGCAGTTATTATGTCATTTCTTATCCTACATATTTTTAAATGTACCTGGAATGCTCTTTCAGCATATGAATCATCTATATCCATATCATCATCGTCATGTACTTGCATGATTTAAAAAAAACACATAAGCGTCCGTGCGGTTGTTCGTTTTTCATGTTTGTCAACGTTCACCACACTTACCTTTCCACTGTAAGATTCATCCAAACTCATATAGTTGTCCTCAGCGGGTTGATCAATATTCAATGACGAGGGTCCATTCTCATTGCCGTAATCATCGCCGTCATAATCAGTCTCGTCCTCCATCTATACACATTT
Above is a window of Triticum aestivum cultivar Chinese Spring chromosome 6B, IWGSC CS RefSeq v2.1, whole genome shotgun sequence DNA encoding:
- the LOC123134523 gene encoding putative laccase-9 yields the protein MPISKKIHLVWSLCVAFTFAVAAAAAPAQGSGSGRVRRHYDFFIREANYTRLCIEKTILTVNGEFPGPTIFARKGDVVLVSVHNQGDQNVTIHWHGVDQPRNPWSDGPAYITQCPIQSGNTFTYRIIFSEEEGTLWWHAHSDFDRATVHGAIVIHPRRGAAYPFPKPHREIPIILGEWWNRDVGQMLAEALGSGGDFQPSDANTINGQPGDLFPCSSDTTFKLPVEHGNTYMLRIINAALTNEFFFAIAGHRLTVVGTDAAYTKPFTVDHVFIGTGQTKTVLLNADRGRSNHTRYYMVARPYATNPLARFDNSTTTAVLEYIDAPQATAMSDIPVLPAINDSTAAEAYSVQLKSLASEEHPVDVPRHVDEHMLITITVNEIPCTPGELCKGPRNNSLAASLNNISFEMPSTAILGAYYSSVLLGVAKTNFPDNPAVAFNYTSDDLPLDLRFTARDTRVKVLVYGTVVEVVFQDTAILGSESHPMHLHGYSFYVVGRGSGNFDRHKDPATYDLDDPPYQNTVSVPKAGWAAIRFRAANPGVWFMHCHFERHMVWGMETVFIVKNGKTEEAKIMPPPPNMPKC